The DNA region GATTCGTGGCTTTCGCCATCCGCAAACTGTAGAGGCAGCACGCCCATCCCGACGAGGTTTGAGCGGTGAATTCTTTCGTATGACGTTGCAATAACCGCCTTCACACCAAGAAGAATGGTTCCTTTTGCTGCCCAGTCACGGGATGATCCGGTTCCGTACTCTTTACCTGCCAGTGCCACAAGAGGTGTACCCTCTTTTTTGTAGCGTTCGGCAGCGTCATAGATCGTGGTGATCTCCCCGGATGGGTGGTACTTGGTAAATCCGCCTTCCGTGCCCGGTGCAAGCTGATTCTTGAATCGAACATTGGCAAAGGTTCCGCGGGTCATCACGCGATCGTTTCCTCTTCGTGATCCGTAGGAGTTGAAATCGCGCACTTCAACACCGTTGTCAATCAGGTATTCGCCGGCAGGGCTGTCCGTTTTGATATTTCCTGCAGGTGAAATGTGATCGGTCGTAATGGAATCGCCCACTTTCACGAGGGTTTTGGCTCCGGTAATCGGTTTGATCGGCTCCGGATTTTCGCCCATTCCCTGGAAGAACGGCGGCTCCTGGATGTAGGTGGATTCCGGCTTCCACTCATAAAGTTCGCCTTCGCCCACGGAGATTTTATCCCACGTTTCTGATTCAAAAATATCGCCGTACATCTTATCAAACAGCTCGGGACGAATCGCTTCATCAAGAAATTCGGCGATTTCATCCGATGATGGCCAGATATCTTTCAGGTATACGTCGTTGCCATCTCCATCTTTACCGATCGGTTCTTTGTCCAGATCGATGTCAACCGTACCTGCAAGCGCGTATGCTACTACAAGCGGCGGTGATGCAAGATAGTTCGCTTTCACATAGGGGTGAATCCGTCCTTCGAAGTTCCGGTTTCCGGAAAGCACACCGGCAACAATCAGGTCGCCCTCTTTCACGGCTGTCTCAACCGCTTCTGGGAGCGGACCGGAATTTCCGATACACGTTGTACATCCGTATCCCACCAGGTTAAACCCAAGTTTATCCATATAGTCGGTCAGACCGGCTTCATTCAGGTATTCCGTAACCACACGTGAACCGGGAGCCAGCGATGTTTTCACAAACGCAGGAACTTTCATTCCTTTTTCAACAGCCTTCTTGGCGATGATTCCCGCACCCAGCATTACGCTCGGGTTGGATGTGTTGGTACAGCTTGTGATCGCCGCGATAACCACATCGCCATGCTTCATTTCAATTTCCTGACCATTTTTGAATATCCCTTTGTTGGCCAGTTTTTCCTGCGTCAGATTAAAGCCCATGGTTGGGTCATCACTGGTCAGGGATGATTCGAACGTCTTCTTCATATTCGGCAGGGTAATTCTGTCCTGCGGACGCTTTGGCCCGGCGAGGGAAGTTTCAACATCACCCAGATCCAGCTGCAGTGTTTCTGAAAACTCGGGATCAGGAGTATCGTCAGTTCTGAAAAGTCCCTGCTCTTTGGTGTATGCTTCAACCAGTTTTACAAGCTCTTCATCACGGCCGGTTCGGCGCATGTATCGCAGTGCTTCGCTGTCGATCGGAAAGAAACCCATGGTTGCTCCGTACTCGGGCGACATATTCGCAATCGTCGCGCGATCCGGCAGACTCATATTGCTCAGTCCCGGCCCATAAAACTCTACAAATTTGCTTACCACACCATGTCGGCGAAGCATTTCGGTAACAGTCAGCGTAAGGTCGGTTGCGGTGATACCTTCACGGAGTTTTCCGGTCAGCTTCACTCCCACTACTTCGGGAACGAGCATGTAGATCGGCTGCCCCAGCATCGCGGCTTCCGCTTCGATACCGCCAACGCCCCATCCGAGGATTCCGAGTCCGTTAATCATAGTAGTATGGGAGTCGGTTCCCACCAGCGTATCTGGATAGGCAACGGTCGTGCCGTCATCTTCTTTTCGTGTAAACACGCCCTTCGCCAGGTATTCAAGGTTTACCTGGTGAACAATTCCGCGGCCCGGAGGCACTACCCGGAAGTTATCAAATGCTTTTTGTCCCCATTTCAGAAATTCGTACCGCTCGTTGTTTCGCTCCATCTCACGCTCAACATTGAACATAAATGCGGCTTCCTGACCAAACATATCAACCTGAACAGAGTGATCAATCACAAGATCAACCGGAACCTGCGGGTTGATGGATTGTGGATTTCCGCCCATGCGTTTCATCGCGGATCGGAGTGCGGCGAGATCAACAACAGCCGGAACACCGGTGAAATCCTGCAGCACTACACGCGACGGCTTAAATGGAATCTCACCGCTTGGATTCTTGGCGTTATAATCTGCCAGAATTTTCACGTCATCTTCTGTTACTGTATATCCGTCATACTCCCGCAGAACGGCTTCAAGGAGAACTTTTATCGTGAAAGGCAGTTTGCTGACAGAACCATAGCCCATCTCCTCAAGTTTTTTCAAACTATATGCATGGACATTATTGTCAGCTCCGGGAATCGGAATTCTTGTTTTTAGAAGTGGATTCTTATCGGCCATTATTAAACCTCTGTTTCAGTTATTTGGTTTTAAATCTGATGTATGCGACGAAATGGCTATCTATTATCAATTGAATGTTCCACCATTCAAACCTCAATTAAAATATTATTGAGAAGAGTACACTCAAAAAGTGTGAAATCAATATGCAGCCACAGCAGCATTCTTATTTTTTAAATACTTTCGATCCTTAAAAATACAGGATTTTTGGGATAATATCTTGCACAAATCCCCTTTTCATACTCGAACTAATAATATTCATCTCTCAGATTTTACTGACTTTACTTATGATTTTTTAAATTCTGCCGAAAATCAAGTGTTCTCTGATTACACGTTTGGCCATGCCAAGATACCTGCACTATGCTTATGGGGTGCCGGATCATCATTTTTCACAACAATACAACATACCTCAGTCGTTGAACTTATTTGCTCGCGTCACACTATTGTTTTTAATCTTGCTGCTTTTCCAATCTGAATCTCACGGGCAAGTTAATGCAGATTCATTGTGGTCATTTTCCACGATTCGATCCGATACTGACGGCGACTCTGTCCTGGACTATAAAGGATATGAGGTTACGACTTCAGGTATCATCAATATCGACAGCGGATTGCTTCACGAAAGCTACCTGCAAACGTTTATTCAAAATGATTCGACAGGGATGTCCATATTCGGCATGCGGATCGACACCCCAGTGGCAGCTGGTGACAGTATTATAGTCCGTGGTACCATCGATCGATATTACGGACTGGCAGAAGTCCGGGTGGATTCATACGAGGTCTTCCCTAATGTAAGACAG from Rhodohalobacter sp. SW132 includes:
- the acnA gene encoding aconitate hydratase AcnA, whose product is MADKNPLLKTRIPIPGADNNVHAYSLKKLEEMGYGSVSKLPFTIKVLLEAVLREYDGYTVTEDDVKILADYNAKNPSGEIPFKPSRVVLQDFTGVPAVVDLAALRSAMKRMGGNPQSINPQVPVDLVIDHSVQVDMFGQEAAFMFNVEREMERNNERYEFLKWGQKAFDNFRVVPPGRGIVHQVNLEYLAKGVFTRKEDDGTTVAYPDTLVGTDSHTTMINGLGILGWGVGGIEAEAAMLGQPIYMLVPEVVGVKLTGKLREGITATDLTLTVTEMLRRHGVVSKFVEFYGPGLSNMSLPDRATIANMSPEYGATMGFFPIDSEALRYMRRTGRDEELVKLVEAYTKEQGLFRTDDTPDPEFSETLQLDLGDVETSLAGPKRPQDRITLPNMKKTFESSLTSDDPTMGFNLTQEKLANKGIFKNGQEIEMKHGDVVIAAITSCTNTSNPSVMLGAGIIAKKAVEKGMKVPAFVKTSLAPGSRVVTEYLNEAGLTDYMDKLGFNLVGYGCTTCIGNSGPLPEAVETAVKEGDLIVAGVLSGNRNFEGRIHPYVKANYLASPPLVVAYALAGTVDIDLDKEPIGKDGDGNDVYLKDIWPSSDEIAEFLDEAIRPELFDKMYGDIFESETWDKISVGEGELYEWKPESTYIQEPPFFQGMGENPEPIKPITGAKTLVKVGDSITTDHISPAGNIKTDSPAGEYLIDNGVEVRDFNSYGSRRGNDRVMTRGTFANVRFKNQLAPGTEGGFTKYHPSGEITTIYDAAERYKKEGTPLVALAGKEYGTGSSRDWAAKGTILLGVKAVIATSYERIHRSNLVGMGVLPLQFADGESHESLGLDGSEEFNIHIDDNLKPRQTVKVEAKKADGTIVKFDTVNRIDTPVEIDYFRNGGILHKVLRDYVEEDKKQRA